A window of Clostridioides sp. ES-S-0010-02 genomic DNA:
ATTTAGACGAAATTAGAAAGTTAGATTTTTCAATATATGAAGTAATAGATTACTTTTTTAAATATATAAAAGACCCAACATTAATAGATAAACTAATTATAATGCATCAATTTACATCTGACTATTGGAAAAATGGATCAAAATATTTATATTTTTATACTCAACATAACCAAGAGCACTCAACTAATTTGATTAGTAATTGTATCAGAATTATTAACTCAATAGGATATTTTCAAATCTCTGCAAAGGACTACTTTTTGATATTTTGTAGTTGTTATTTACATGATATATCTATGGTATTATATCCAGATAAAAACAAAATATTATATGAAGAAGATATAGAATCTAATGTAATTATGAGTTCATTAAGAGAAGATATAATAAATTGTGATAATATATTAGATATAAAGAATTTAAAATCTATGTTATTAAATGTAAATGAAAATTTAGAAAGTTTTTATGAGGCAAAGATAAGATTTAATCATGGAAAAATAAGTTCAGCGTTTATAAGAAATAATGAAGAATTAAAATTTCTAGAATCTAGTGATAGAGAGGTTATAGCAGAAATATCAGAGTCCCATACATACGATGCCAAAGATGTTTATAAGATAAAATCTAATGCTAAAAATTCTTTGATTAGTAAGAAGTTTGATAAAATTATACTTAGACTTTCAGATATACTTGATATTGGAGAAGAAAGAGTATCCAATATATTTTTTAGAAATAATTTAAAAAATATGAGTAAGGAATCTAGATTTCAATGGCTATCACATTATTTGATATCAGGATATTTTATAAATACTGAATACAAGATAGAAAAAGATAAATCTCAAAATAAAAACCTTGATTCTTATTTAAAAAATAGAAGCATTTCTGAAACCATAATAATAAATATTAATGTTAACTATAACCAACTTACTAAAGTCGAAAATCCATGTGAGTGTAAAAAATCAAGAATAGGTAATGTTAGTAAAGATTATATAGAAATTAAAATTGGAAATGAAGTCTGTGCAAAAAAGGAAGAATGTAATTTCATGTGTAAGTGGATGCATGTTAAAAATGGATATATGTTTGAGGAGCTTTATGCATTGCAAGAATATTTGTTTAATAATACAGATAATTACTTTAAAAGTAATATAGTAGTTAGAGTACACATGAAAAATAATATTATAGAGAGCGAACATATAGATATAATAAATGAACATATATGTAAGTAATGCTTGCCTTATATAAATTGATAGAAACAAGTACTTTGTCCTTGTATGACCACTGGAGGAAATTGTGTAGAATTATGTGAAATTAAATCGTGGGTATTATTCCTGTGGATCGTCTCCACTAATTTTGAAAAAAAAATGATGAAATACTTGGAAATGCTAGTCTTTGTTGACTAGCATTTTTTATTTTGGTGATGAAATCCACCAACTATACCCCAACCACAGAAAAAGAAGTTTATTTGAGGGTATATTGGGGTGCATTTAGTGTATATAAAAAGCCTTTATTTATTATGATATTAGGTAACATAGAATTTTAATATCTACTTTATGATATAATATTTTTATAAATGTAAGACAGTTTAAGTTGTTGATTAATAAAAATATATATTATATAAGCTTGATAGGAGTTGAGGTTTGTAATGGATGAAAGGAAACTAGAATTTTCTATTTTTTGTATTGAAGCTTTAGCAGAAAAATTGAATGTAGATTCAGAAGTGGTTTATAAACTTCTTAAACATGATACTGATATTTTAGATAATTATATAATATCTTGCTATGAAGCACTACATTCTCAAAGTAAAAGTTACATAGTGGAAGATTTAATGCAAGTCCTTAAATAAAAGGGTGTGATATAATGATTGTATATCATAGTTCATATTGTATGGTAAAAATGCCTAATATTGACTTTTCAAGAGATTCTTTAGATTTTGGAAAAGTATTCTATGTAACCAGTATAAAAGCACAGGCAATTAACTGGACAGAGCGTTTTAAAAAAAGAGGTAAAAAAGCATATTTAAATAGTTATTCTCTAGATATTGATAAATTAAAAGAAAACTGCAAGGTAAAAATCTTCAATAGTTATAATTTAGAATAGCTTGACTTTATATTAGAATGTAGAAATATGAGTGATATATATATGAAATATGATGTTATAATAGGTGGTATTGCTGATGATAAGATTTACAATACAATAGAGCTGTATCAAAATAATCTTATTGAAAAAGATGAAGCTTTAAAAAGATTAAAATACTATAAACCAAATGAACAAATATGTATAACCAATCAAAATGTAATAGATAAAGATTTAAAGTTTAGATGTGAAGAGGAGGTATAGTTCTTATGGAAGAAAATAAAACATTATTACAAATACTATATAAAAAAATCATATTAGAATTTTCTAAACAGACGGGTAAAAGCTTGGAAGAAAGTATGGATTATTTATATACTTCTGGAACATATAAACTTATAAGTGAGGGTGTATCAGATATGC
This region includes:
- a CDS encoding DUF3791 domain-containing protein, with the protein product MDERKLEFSIFCIEALAEKLNVDSEVVYKLLKHDTDILDNYIISCYEALHSQSKSYIVEDLMQVLK